One genomic segment of Gossypium arboreum isolate Shixiya-1 chromosome 3, ASM2569848v2, whole genome shotgun sequence includes these proteins:
- the LOC108474387 gene encoding phytyl ester synthase 1, chloroplastic-like: MASAILTFRVSPFFGINPKLKPRFRAERLASGDDNLSVYSVNGGAGSVMEEKEKKGSFLNGGNGSLKPRIEQKMVKKRVCEELEVLWDDGYGTKTVKDYLIAAEEMIKPDGGPPRWFCPVECCQPINDSPLLLFLPGLDGVGMGLILHHKALGKVFKVQCLHIPVQDRTPFEGLVKLVEEAIRLEHTSRPNTPIYLVGDSFGGCLALAVAARNPTIDLVLILANPATSFGRSQLQPLFPILEAFPDGLHVTIPYLLSLVMGEPVKMATVGIEGRLSPMQKIEQLSGNLTALLPLLSGMANIIPKETLVWKLKLLKTASAYTNSRLHAVKAEVLVLASDKDNMLPSQDEAQRLMNSLSNCKVRRFKDNGHTLLLEDSLNLLTIIKGTCKYRHSKKHDFIADFVPPSMSEFKYAFDEVAGYIRFASGSAMFSTMEDGKIVQGLAGVPNEGPVLLVGYHMLMGLELSCLIEAFLREKKIMVRGIAHPELFWGKLQSSSNEFAFSDWVKVMGALPVTANYLFKALSTKSHVLLYPGGAREALHYKGEEYKLFWPEQPEFVRMAARFGATIVPFGTVGEDDIAELVLDYNDWMKIPVINERIKESIRDGIRIRDETDGEVGNQQLFIPGMLPKIPGRFYYLFGKPIKLKGREDLTKNREDANDLYLQVKSEVERCIDYLLKKREEDPYRSIIDRTIYGALYSSVDQVPAFKP, encoded by the exons ATGGCATCTGCTATACTTACTTTCAGGGTTTCGCCTTTTTTTGGGATTAACCCAAAGTTGAAGCCTCGTTTTAGAGCTGAAAGATTAGCTAGTGGTGATGATAATTTGTCAGTGTATTCAGTGAATGGTGGTGCTGGTTCTGTAATGGAGGAGAAGGAGAAAAAAGGGTCATTTCTTAATGGTGGAAATGGGAGCTTAAAGCCTAGGATTgaacaaaaaatggtgaaaaaaAGGGTTTGTGAAGAACTTGAAGTGTTGTGGGATGATGGTTATGGAACAAAGACTGTGAAAGATTATCTTATTGCAGCTGAGGAGATGATCAAGCCTGATGGTGGACCACCTAGGTGGTTTTGTCCTGTTGAATGTTGTCAGCCTATAAATGATTCTCCTCTTCTTCTGTTTTTACCAG GGCTTGATGGTGTTGGTATGGGCCTCATTTTGCACCATAAAGCTCTTGGCAA GGTTTTTAAAGTACAATGCCTTCATATTCCTGTCCAAGATCGAACACCATTCGAAG GGCTGGTGAAACTTGTTGAAGAAGCAATAAGGCTTGAGCACACTTCCCGCCCGAATACACCAATCTATTTGGTGGGCGATTCGTTTGGAGGATGTTTAGCGCTTGCTGTTGCTGCTCGGAATCCAACCATAGACTTGGTTTTGATATTAGCTAACCCTG CTACATCATTTGGCAGGTCACAGTTACAACCGTTGTTCCCGATATTGGAAGCTTTCCCGGATGGACTCCATGTTACCATCCCCTATCTTTTGAGCCTTGTAATGG GTGAACCAGTGAAAATGGCAACTGTTGGTATCGAAGGTAGGCTTTCGCCTATGCAGAAAATCGAACAGTTGTCCGGCAACCTCACTGCTTTGCTTCCTCTTCTTTCT GGTATGGCCAATATTATACCAAAGGAGACTCTCGTTTGGAAGCTGAAGTTGCTCAAAACAGCTTCTGCTTATACGAATTCGCGTCTCCATGCTGTTAAAGCCGAAGTACTAGTGCTTGCAAG TGACAAGGATAATATGCTTCCTAGTCAAGATGAAGCTCAACGTCTCATGAATTCATTATCGAATTGCAAAGTCCGTCGCTTCAAGGACAACGGACATACCCTTTTACTG GAAGATAGCTTGAATTTACTGACTATCATTAAAGGTACTTGCAAATACCGGCACTCCAAGAAGCACGATTTTATAGCGGATTTTGTGCCTCCCAGCATGTCGGAATTCAAATATGCATTCGATGAAGTAGCCGG GTACATACGATTTGCTTCTGGTTCGGCAATGTTCTCTACCATGGAAGACGGAAAAATAGTGCAGGGGCTTGCAGGGGTTCCAAATGAAGGTCCGGTGTTGTTAGTTGGTTACCATATGTTAATGGGACTTGAACTTTCTTGCCTTATCGAAGCGTTCTTGCGAGAGAAGAAGATTATGGTCCGCGGAATTGCACATCCAGAATTGTTTTGGGGGAAGCTTCAAAGTTCGTCCAATGAATTTGCTTTCTCTGATTGGGTTAAAGTTATGGGTGCATTGCCCGTAACAGCAAATTATCTGTTCAAAGCTCTGTCTACGAAATCCCATGTTCTTCTTTATCCCGGTGGCGCCCGCGAGGCCCTCCATTATAAG GGTGAAGAATACAAATTATTTTGGCCAGAACAACCCGAATTTGTACGAATGGCAGCACGATTCGGGGCCACAATTGTACCTTTTGGAACTGTAGGAGAAGATGATATAGCAGAA TTGGTTCTCGACTACAATGACTGGATGAAAATCCCCGTGATAAACGAGAGAATAAAAGAATCCATTCGGGATGGTATAAGAATAAG GGATGAAACAGATGGAGAGGTCGGAAACCAACAGCTCTTTATCCCGGGGATGTTACCAAAGATCCCAGGACGGTTTTACTATCTGTTCGGAAAACCGATAAAGTTGAAAGGAAGGGAGGATTTGACGAAGAACAGAGAAGATGCAAATGATTTGTATTTGCAGGTAAAATCAGAAGTTGAACGATGTATAGATTACTTGTTGAAGAAGCGAGAGGAGGATCCATATCGGAGTATAATCGATCGGACGATCTATGGCGCGCTTTATTCTTCTGTAGATCAAGTTCCAGCATTCAAGCCTTGA
- the LOC108474731 gene encoding U-box domain-containing protein 26-like: MPGSIEPLDLCNVQVPYYFRCPISLELMRDPVTVSTGQTYDRTSIESWAATGNTTCPVTRAPLSDFTLIPNHTLRRLIQDWCVANRAFGIERIPTPKQPAEPGMVRSLLNQASTVSNPFSVRHSALVRLKGLARESEKNRNVICSHEAKEILMRIVFSDVSSVSSELSQEALAVLVMFQLSESECTEIGSDSNRVVYLSELLFHSSIEVRVNSASLIETILAGLRSSDLRSEICNVDEIFAGVTDILKNLSSYPRALRIGVRALFALCLLKQTRHKAVQAGAAETLIDRLTDLDKCDAERALATIELLCRIPSGCSAFASHALTVPLLVKTILRISDRATEYAAGALMALCSESEQSQKDAVSAGVLTQLLLLVQSDCTDRAKRKAQMLLKLLRDSWPEDSIGNSDDFACSEIVPF; this comes from the coding sequence ATGCCTGGAAGTATAGAGCCTTTAGATTTGTGTAATGTTCAAGTTCCGTACTATTTCAGGTGCCCAATCTCACTCGAATTAATGCGAGACCCGGTAACTGTTAGCACCGGCCAGACCTATGACCGAACCAGTATCGAGTCATGGGCTGCTACCGGCAACACCACTTGTCCGGTCACTCGAGCACCACTGTCGGATTTCACTCTCATCCCTAACCATACACTTCGCCGGCTTATACAAGATTGGTGTGTTGCGAACCGGGCTTTTGGTATTGAACGAATTCCCACGCCTAAACAACCGGCTGAACCGGGTATGGTTAGGTCGTTGTTGAACCAGGCTTCAACGGTTTCGAATCCGTTTTCGGTTCGTCATTCTGCTTTGGTTCGACTCAAGGGGTTGGCTCGGGAATCGGAGAAGAATCGGAACGTGATTTGTTCTCATGAGGCTAAGGAGATACTGATGAGGATTGTCTTTTCCGATGTGAGTTCCGTTTCGTCGGAGTTGAGCCAGGAGGCGCTTGCGGTTTTGGTGATGTTTCAACTCAGTGAGTCTGAGTGCACGGAGATCGGTTCAGATTCGAACAGAGTGGTGTATTTGTCGGAACTCTTGTTCCATTCCTCGATCGAAGTACGAGTCAACTCAGCTTCGCTCATCGAAACCATTCTCGCCGGGCTGAGATCATCAGATCTCCGATCTGAGATTTGCAATGTGGATGAAATCTTCGCCGGCGTTACCGATATATTGAAAAACCTAAGTTCGTATCCACGCGCGTTGAGGATCGGCGTTCGAGCTCTTTTCGCCTTGTGCTTACTGAAACAAACTAGGCACAAAGCCGTACAAGCCGGAGCTGCCGAAACGTTGATTGACCGGTTAACTGATCTAGACAAGTGTGATGCCGAACGAGCCCTAGCAACGATAGAACTCTTATGCCGGATCCCCTCGGGTTGCTCCGCCTTCGCCTCACACGCGCTCACTGTCCCGCTTTTGGTAAAGACGATACTGAGGATCTCCGACAGGGCCACGGAATACGCCGCTGGTGCGTTGATGGCACTCTGTTCGGAATCGGAACAGAGTCAAAAGGACGCGGTGAGCGCGGGCGTTCTGACTCAGCTGCTGCTGCTGGTTCAAAGCGATTGTACGGACAGGGCTAAGAGGAAAGCTCAAATGCTGCTTAAATTGCTTCGGGATTCGTGGCCTGAAGATTCCATCGGAAATTCGGATGATTTCGCTTGCAGTGAAATCGTACCCTTTTGA